TCGGGGACTCTCAagccgcgtggcacagccaaaaaataaattaaaaatagggccAGAACACCTGAGTCAGTCACTGgacaacatttactgagcattttaagaaatgaaagccTAGGACTAGCTTCCCTTGCAAAGGGAATGGGCATAGAAGAGAAAGCTTCAGGCTTGTGGCTATGGGGCTTCTCTTCTAGGACTTTACCTATGCCCGGATCTGAAAGAAGTTGGAAGGGGTGTCATGTGACCAGGCAAGACATGGTATCAGTGAGCCCCTGTAGGGTATTTCTGAAGTCATAACAAGGCCCTTTGGGGTTTTCCTTGCAGCTGATCAGCGGTGAATACGTCGGAGCCCTGGCCATGAGTGAGACAAATGCTGGCTCCGATGTTGTCTCCATGAAgctgaaagcagaaaagaaaggtGAGGATCCCCTTGATTTGAGAGCTGGAGTGGGCAGAGGGACAGACCTTCGAGGTGAGGGAGCAGTGACTGGAGGTGGCCTCTGCTGGGTTTCTAGAAGCACTTGCCAGCTGGACAGCTTTTTGGTCAACAGAAGGTCTGGAGAACTGACTGGTTGAGACAGGCCCATACAGCTTATGCAAGTAGCCAACTTCCTGTCCTTAGGAGACCACTATGTCCTGAATGGCAACAAATTCTGGATCACCAATGGCCCTGATGCTGATGTCCTTATTGTCTATGCCAAGACAGATCTGGCTGCTGTGCCAGCTTCTCGGGGCATCACAGCCTTCATTGTGGAGAAGGTGAGTGTAGGGGAGTGTATGGCGGGAGGCTTTTATCTCCTGAAAGTGGCACCAGAGATGACCTCCTTCAGGTGATTGCAAAGACCAGCAGGGTTGTGTGCTCTGCTGAGGCTCCCTCCTGGGATGGGGCTGAGGCGGGAGTGGAGACTGAAAGGAGGGTGGCCAAAAAGTGGAATTCAGGGAGGAGGGGTCAAGTCTGAGGATGGTGGAGCCATCCACAGAGCCGGGCTGTCCGGAGGTCCAGGAAGATGAGGACTGAAGGGAGGCCACCAGCTTTGACAATCAGGGTGTCACTGGTGGACTTGGAGAGAGCAGCCGCGGGAGCCCGAGGTATGAGTGAGGATGCAGGTGGAGACCGGAGACCGCACCTTCCAAGTCTTGTCAGTAAAAGCACAAGGGAGACAGCAGGAGTTCGAATGAAAAGTTGGGAGTTTCAGTTTGCTTTTAGGGATGGGAGAGAACTGAGCAAATTTTTtggtaaagagaaaagaaaataggagaaggagaaagtgagATGCATGAGAGAGAGTGAGCAAAGCACAATGGTGAGTTGAGGGAGAAGAGGCACGGGTGGGGGATGGCGATGGTGATGGTGGAGGAACCATCCGCCTAATGGTCATGAAGTAGGAGGCCAGGGCCCCTGGGAGGGCGGGGGGACCATGGGGGCAGGGGAGTTGGTAGAGAGTTTCGTGAATGAGTGTTTTAAAGATTTGCAGTACCCTCcatagggagagggagagagtgttTCGGAATGGGACTGGAGGACAAGAAAAGTGAGTAGCCCAAAGGGCATGGCTGAGATGGGAACTCTCCAGGTTGAGTCACGCTGCTCTCATCTCCTAGAGGAGAGGGAAGCAACACCTGGCAGTGCTCTGATGGGCATATGCCAATGCGTTCTGCATCTGATTAGTCCAGGTCAGAGCACACAGGTGGTTGAGTTGAACCCTGCGTGGGACTCCATTAGGTACAGGTGGCAGAGGAACAAGAGGGCAAAGGAATTGAGTGGGCTGGGGAGAGTGTCTTAGAAGTgatttcctggggcttccctcgtggcacagtggttgagaatccgcctgccgacgcaggggacacgggcttgagccctggtccgggaagatcccacatgccgcagagcagctaagcccatgtgccacagctactgagcctgcgctctagagcccgcgagccacaactactgagcccgcgtgctgcaactactgaagcccacgcacctagagccgtgttctgcaacaagagaagccacagcaatgagaagcccatgcaccgcaacgaagagtagcccccctcgccgcaactagagaaagcctgtgcgcagcaacaaagacccaacacagccaataaaaataaattaaaatttaaaaaaatctttaaagaaaaaaaaaagaagtgatttcCCCCAAGGAAAGGAACCAAAGCCAGGAAGGGTCAGAAGGGCGCCAGGGATCTGGCATTTCACTGGGAAAGAACCGGTCTCTCGAGAACTGGGGAGAATGCAGCCAGCAgcaggggaggctggggtggAGTGTTAGGGCAGCGCCTCCAGAAATGGGGTGGTTGCATTCAGAGTGAGTAGACGCTGGTGTATCAGGCAAACACAGGGACTTGATGGAAAGATGGTTACTTCCCAGGGGTTTCCCTTTTCTTGGCCCCCTTGGGGACTGCTCTGTAATCAGGGCCACCTTTTATTCCCATAAAGGGTATGCCAGGCTTCAGCACCTCCAAGAAGCTGGACAAGCTGGGGATGAGGGGCTCTAACACCTGTGAGCTAATCTTTGAGGACTGCGAGGTTCCTGGTGAGTCTCTGAGAACGAGGGAGCCCCTGTCCTGACCCCATCACACGCTGAGAAAGCCCATCTCTGGCTTGGAGAGCCTCACCATCGTTAGCTCACCCATGGTACGTGGCCAGACAGTGGGCCTGCCGCTGTGCCCTTGCCCACTGGCCCATAGGTGTTGGTCTCAATCTGGACAGCTGTCCTTCCCGGCCAGAGCTCCTGCAGCTGTATGCCCTACTGTGGCTTCAGGGAAGGGTGGTGTTCCCTATGTGGACCACACACTGTGCCCGGGGCTGGTATTCCAGTATCTGGAGTAGAAAGGTAAGATCTGCCCTTACCCACTCATGTCCTTCAGACGTCCTTGTATGTACATTTGCCTGTACAGCCTGTGTGAGGTATTCATTAACAATGCTAAAAAAAACATCTAAATAAACTAATGGAAGCTGGACTCGGTGAAGGGAAGGCAGTTCAGTTTATAGGTATTTCTCCCCTGAAGTGTAAGTGCAAGTGTGCCACATCATGAGAGAACCAGCACGCCTGTCACGCGCTGATGAGACGGAGGGCACAGATTTGATCACCAGTTAGGATGGTTCTGTGTCTCAGCCGTAAACCATCCCTCTGCCCCACGATCCGCCACCTGAGAAAAGTGTGCTCTAGTCATAAGGAGCATCTAGGGAGGGACGATCAGTGCAGAGCCTTCTTTGTCGGCAAGGCAAAAACTCCACTAGCATTAAAGACAGGTCAGTGGTGTCAACTCTTTGCACTCAGCTTCCTGCCCACACCTCCCCAGGCCATCCAGTGTCCTTGCTTCCTGGGTGGGGAGGTGTTCAGCAGTTTCTGTCACCAGCACCCAGTGGCCCATCTCCTGGACAGGCTCTTCCATGGACCAcccaggggagggtggagggtagTATTAACCAGAGCAGACTCAACCTGGGGGAAAGAGTAATTCTCTGGTTCCTTTATGGGCACAaatgtgttaaaaagaaaaattgggagAGGTTGGATGACTTCTAGACCAAActagcttttcttctttcccatccaAGGCAGCtcaaggagagaaggggaggatcTAAGGATTGGGCCTGTGTGTCTGGTCTTGGGgatggtgtgtgtgttgggggcagggtgaggggagCATGTCCCCACTAGCAAACTCCACTTCTGACTGGAAATGGTAAACTCCATCCTTTTCCTCACCCGGAGCCCTAGTTAAAGGTCAGGTAACATATTTTAATGCCTTGTGAGAGAGCCACGTTACTAAACCCAGCAACTTCTCTAAAAGCGAGGAGGCTGTGGACAGCCCCCTTGCCCCTGACCAGCACTTTTCCCTGCAGCTGCCAACGTCCTGGGCCATCGAAGTAAGGGCGTCTACGTGCTGATGAGTGGGCTGGACCTGGAGCGGCTGGTGCTGGCCGGTGGGCCCCTCGGGTGAGTGTGAGGctcggggcggggggtggaggaGCTGGGCTCTTGTAGCCTCCTCAGCAGGTGGTGCTGCAGCCCTCCCCTCGGGGCCGATGGGAGCCTGTACCTTATCTCCTGGAGACAAAAAATTACCTTTCCTCTCACGTTTACTTTCTTTGCACTGAAGGCAAGTATCACTGGGTGACAGACACAAGGCCTGAGGAGCCACCCTGCTTAGTTACTCAGATGTGAAGCAAGACGCCTGAGCTCTAACCATCTACGAAGGGTCCCGCCACTCCGCCTGGTCTCAGGGGAAGGGGCACTGACTGCCAGCCAGTCAGTGCAGTGACTGAGCAGGGCTGACAAGGGTCCTCACGCTCCTTTTCTCCTCCCTGGGACGCCAGCTCCTTGTCTTGCTGGGCTGCCCCCCAGGCCTTTCCACACTAGCATTTGCCCCCCAACCAGCAATGGGGTAACAGCGAGGCCCCTCGCCAGTGTTCTCTCCTTCCCGCAGGATCATGCAGGCCATCCTCGACCACGCTATTCCCTACCTACACGTGAGGGAAGCCTTTGGCCAGAAGATCGGCCACTTCCAGGTGAGTGGAATGGTTTTGTTAAGATGTACTCTTTCGTTGGGTTCAGCTTTTCTTTAACAAATGAACGAATAGGGCACTTGCTGTGGGCATTTACTATCCTTCATCAAAAAAATgagtttgagggacttccctggtggcacagtggttgggaatccgcctgccagtgcaggggacatgggttcgagccctggtctgggaagatcccacatgccgcggagcaactaagcccgtgtgccacaactgctgagcctgtgctctagggccaatgagccacagctgctgaagcccgcgtgccacaactactgaaaccccagtgcctacagcccgtgctctgcaacgagagaagccacagcaatgaggagcccgcacaccacaatgtagagtagcacccgctcgccccaactagagaaagcccatgtgcagcaacgaagacccgacacagccaaaaataaataataaataaattaaaaaaaaaaaatgagtttgcgggaatgccctggcggtccagtggttgggactccgtgcttccactgcagggggcccaggctcgatccctggttggggaactaatccCGCAAGCCTCAAGCctcgtggcgtggccaaaaaaacaaaaaaatgagtgaatgCTTGGGGCGCAGGCTTCCTCAGCATGCTACTGGCTTTGAAAGCTGTCAGGCAGTTCATCTCATGTCACCTCCCTTCCTGtttgagatgaatgaatgaggcaTTGTAGGGTTGGAGGGTGAAGGGAGCAGATTGTGGAGAGGGAGTAGCATTTTGAGTCACACTTTCTGGGCTGCGGGACGGTCGGTAATGAGGGTCGTGTGAGTGGAGGGCCAGGTCCACAATGCAGCAGCTGCTCTCTGGCCTTGACTCCAGACCTGCTACCATGTCTGTCATCCTAAGCAAGTCCCACCACCTCTTCTCTGTGCCCCGGGTCCCCATTCCTGGCTGTCAGGTTGCTACTGCTGACCTACTTTTGGTAACTAGGGAATGATTCTGAGAGGAGCGTGTCTCCACCACACTGACCTGTGGGCTCCCTTTGTGTGCAGTTGATGCAGGGGAAGATGGCAGACATGTACACCCGCCTCATGGCCTGTCGGCAGTACGTCTACAATGTCGCCAAGGCCTGTGATGAGGGCTACTGCACTGCCAAGGTAAGGGCTGGGCCCAGAGGAGAGCGCGCCGGGGCAGGGGTGGTTgctgggccccctcccctccGTGTGGCCCTGGCGGGGACCCTGCTGACACGGAACCTCCTCCCACAGGACTGTGCTGGGGTGATTCTTTACTCAGCCGAGTGCGCCACACAGGTAGCCCTGGACGGCATCCAGTGTTTGGGTGAGCGGCCCCCACTCCTCACCCTGTGCTTCAGCTGAGCTGCACCCTTAGGTTCCTCCTGCCCCAGTTACTGGGAGGacatggaaaagcaaagaagaaaactgcCAGAGGCCACAGGTTGCTACTGTCTCCAGTAGTGCCCCCCTCTTACCCTCCCAGCCTCGTCCTATGGGCactggggagtggggaagaggagaCGCCTCAGAGGTGGAACAGCCTCACTTCAATGCCGCATAGTGGTTGAGAGCACAGGCTTGAGCCAGAcggcctaggttcaaatcctggctctaccactgaCCAGCTTTGTGACTTGTGcaaattacttcacctctctgggcctggcccCCAGTAAGTGCTATGCAGTAGTTTCTTGTCCCCCTTCTCCATGTTTGCCAGTGGTTCTCCCCTACCTTTGCCTGGCATCCTCAGCACTCTGAGTGGACTTCCGGCCTCCTGTCCACCCTCCCCACAATTAGGTaatccccaccccatccctctcaccacctttttttttttttttaatttatttttggctgtgttggatcttcgctgctgtgcgcgggctttctctagttgcggtgagcgggggctactcttcgttgcagtgcgcaggtttctcattgcggtggcttctcttgttgcagaacacgggctctaggtgcatgggcttcacttgttgcagcacacgggctcagtagttgtggctcatgggctctagagcgcaggctcagtagttgtggcgcatgggcttagctgctctgtggcatgtggatcttcccagacgagggctcgaacccgtgtcccctgcattggcaggcggattcttaaccactgcgccaccagggaaacctctCATCACCTTTTGCTGCTTCTCTTCAATCAGTCTCTCCTCCTAGCCCATTTCTATGTATTTGATCTTCTGTTTGCTTTCCTCGCTTTGCCCACTGCCCATCACTTTTCCTGTTGTCCTTTCTTCTGTGCCCAAACCATGGCTGCAGGTGGCAATGGCTACATCAATGACTTCCCCATGGGCCGCTTTCTGAGAGATGCCAAGCTGTATGAGATCGGGGCTGGGACCAGTGAGGTGAGGCGGCTAGTCATCGGCAGAGCCTTCAACGCAGAATTCCACTAACTCCAAGACACTTCATCCCCTTTCCCAGCACCTAGAGGCCTTTCTCTGGAAGGAGAGACGCGGCAGCTCTTCTCCAGGCAGGCCCTGCCCACCGGCCCAGGGAAAGTGTGCAGCAGCTTGACATGGACTCCTCAGGAAGCATGCTGGCTTTTCTGGGGCTCAGTGGGAGGGCTTTGGTGACTCTGCGCCCTTGCTCTCTAACTTCAAGCCTGATGCCCCACCCCCGCTCCCAGGGTGGGCACCTTTTTTCCTGGTGAGCCTCtgccagggaactctgctcaagtACACAAGAAGCGTTGCCCCTCTCCTTCATTTGAACTTGGtagcatcttttctttctggggaAAAATACCCCCCAAACCTAGCCTCTGTTTCTGCCAATTTCTAGAGGCATCAGCTCTCAGCAGCTTGTGAGTGGGCACCCCCTCTGCAGCAACCCCTCCATCCCTCATTCTTTAAGCTGAAATCCTACCACTGGGGTAGAGGTCTGGAAATAGGCATCTCAGAACACCTGTGCCACCCAGAGTCCACGGTGGGGCAGAGGTCAGCGTGCTCGTGAAGGACGGGGCTCAATGCCTCCAGCACAGCGCTGCCACCGCCACCGTCCAGTCCTGGCCATGTGACAGCCCACAGCTGACTGGGCAGCAGGCCTGGGTTGGCTGGCTTAACTCCAGCCAAGGCTGCCTGCATACATTTCTCTGGACACCCTATGGCTAATTTTGTTACAACTGCACAGTGGCTGCTGCCATTTTGTATTAAACATTTCGTGAAGCAAACCCATCTGCTTCTAAACTGGTGTTTTGGGGGAGAAGCAGTCTACTTGCTACTGCCTTCTGTCTGGCTCCAGCCCTATGTCCTTGGAGAGTGGCTGGTCCAGGTCCTGCTTCTGGCCCTTCAGCCTGCTCATTGGTGATAGGGGACACAGGGGTGGAATCAGCCCTTAGGATATAGGAGTTCTCAACCTCCCTTTTCCAGATCTCccagtgattttttaaagaaaggagggAGCGGTAAGAGTCTTGGAGCTAGAAGGAAGCTCGTAAGTTTCTGGAAACCATCCCCATGTTTAAGATCAAGACAATTTGATTTTCCCAAGGTCAGAACTGGAGCTAGAATCCAGATCAGCAGAAATAGGGGTTCTGGGAATGCCAGGCTGGGGCCCTACTACATGGCCGCCTGGATGGAGCACAGCGAGAGTGGGACAGTTTTGGGTTGTCCCACCCCATCTAATTCCCTAAAAGAGAACTGGTTTTCTTGGCCCTCAGCCCAGCAGCGCCTGTTCTGACTTTCGGTCCTGGCCTATAGCCAAGAGCTGTTCCCAGCCTGATGCTTGTGACAGGTGGAGCTAGCTCCTTACCAGCCCCAGCCCAGTCCTATCCTGAGGGGCTTGTGGCCCTGTCCCTTCActtccccaccctgctccctACTGCGTTGGAGATGAATGTGGCTAAAATGGTGGTCTTGCTGGTTATAAAGTGTAGCTGGAACGAACAGCCCGAAGACGTTCAGAATGGGATGCTTCATCCAGTCAGTGTGGGTAACAGAGCTCTGCCACCAACTTGGGGAGGATGATTATTCTCCCAATGCTATATGTGAAacagaaatgttataaaataaagccACAAAAGTGTAGCCTGAGTCATGAATGATGGGAgagcagggggcactggttcttGGTATTTGGGGTTGTTATGTGCATTGTGCAACTCTGCAGTACCAGCTCCCAGCACCACTCCTTCCTGGGGCTGCCTCATTCCACTCCAGTTTTAGGCAGGTCATTATCAGCCCAGCTCCCCTGTTGACTACCATGCCATTCTTTGTTCTCCTACTGTTTGCCCCGTCGGATGGCAACAGAAGCTAAGAGAATGGTTTTCCAAGTGTGGTCTGGGCACACCCTTTATCAGAATTTAGCAACCTGTAAAAAACCCAGATTCCTGGATGGGCCCCAGACCTAATCACATCCCCAGGGGTAATTATAAAGCACAGGCAACCTTTTAGAACAGCTGATCTGGGGCCTAGAGGACACACCTCCAGAGGCCTGAGTCCTAATTCTAAACCCATATAACCTGGTAATGACAATCGCTCACCTATATAGACCTCTCAAGTCTCATACTGACATATTAGCTCCTTTATCCCGACAACCCGGTGCAGGAGACAAGGTTGCGCAGGGCCCGCTTCCTGAAGACCGGTGAGTTGCCCACGGTACCCGAAAAAACGCTAGGTGAACCGGCAACGCCCAGACGTGGAGCCAGCCCTGGCGTCAGCTAGGCGTTGGGGCTGAGAAAGGGCGCCTCTTTTTTATTTGGGGGCGGACGCCCAGTCCACGCCCCGCCCGGCTAACCCAGGACCGTTAGCCGCGACCCCCAGCCTAGGACAGGTCCAGGGTCCAGggtcctccctctgtccccctcccccgaGGCGCCGCACTCGCGGCGGACCCCAGCTGGGGCTCGGGCGCGGTTCCGTGGGTCCTGCGTGGAGTTCGCCTGACCCCTGCCGGCCGCCCGCCGCAAAGGCAGGGTGCTCTGGACTGGAGGCTCGCAGTCTTGTATTTCAGGATGCACAGGGCTCAGCGACGTTTTCTTCTGCCAAATGAGGACATTAACGGGGGGAAAAGCCGGCTACTCTCCATCTGTATCGTTTCATACAAGAAAGGCCACTTTTagcaatttaaaaagtagaaaggacAGAAATTCAGAACAAAGgccaggatttttttttgctggtaggggtgtgtgtttgttttatgtgCATGGGTTTTAAACTAGGATAGTTTAAAGGCTTGTTTAaaatcaacaacagcaacaaaaaaacaaatctgcAAACCCTCCCCTACGCCCAGTTCCAGGATG
Above is a genomic segment from Tursiops truncatus isolate mTurTru1 chromosome 2, mTurTru1.mat.Y, whole genome shotgun sequence containing:
- the IVD gene encoding isovaleryl-CoA dehydrogenase, mitochondrial isoform X2, whose product is MATVAWILGRRVASWRPRPPLQPLAGLITQRANSLLPVDDAINGLSEEQKQLRQTMAKFLQEHLAPHAQEIDRSNEFKNLREFWKQLGNLGVLGVTAPVQYGGSGLGYLEHVLVMEEISRVSGAVGLSYGAHSNLCLNQIVRNGNEAQKEKYLPKLISGEYVGALAMSETNAGSDVVSMKLKAEKKGDHYVLNGNKFWITNGPDADVLIVYAKTDLAAVPASRGITAFIVEKGMPGFSTSKKLDKLGMRGSNTCELIFEDCEVPAANVLGHRSKGVYVLMSGLDLERLVLAGGPLGIMQAILDHAIPYLHVREAFGQKIGHFQLMQGKMADMYTRLMACRQYVYNVAKACDEGYCTAKDCAGVILYSAECATQVALDGIQCLVVLPYLCLASSAL
- the IVD gene encoding isovaleryl-CoA dehydrogenase, mitochondrial isoform X1; translated protein: MATVAWILGRRVASWRPRPPLQPLAGLITQRANSLLPVDDAINGLSEEQKQLRQTMAKFLQEHLAPHAQEIDRSNEFKNLREFWKQLGNLGVLGVTAPVQYGGSGLGYLEHVLVMEEISRVSGAVGLSYGAHSNLCLNQIVRNGNEAQKEKYLPKLISGEYVGALAMSETNAGSDVVSMKLKAEKKGDHYVLNGNKFWITNGPDADVLIVYAKTDLAAVPASRGITAFIVEKGMPGFSTSKKLDKLGMRGSNTCELIFEDCEVPAANVLGHRSKGVYVLMSGLDLERLVLAGGPLGIMQAILDHAIPYLHVREAFGQKIGHFQLMQGKMADMYTRLMACRQYVYNVAKACDEGYCTAKDCAGVILYSAECATQVALDGIQCLGGNGYINDFPMGRFLRDAKLYEIGAGTSEVRRLVIGRAFNAEFH